The sequence below is a genomic window from Brevibacillus laterosporus.
TTCAAGCTCTTGCCAGTTTGCCGGATACGTAACATATAAGAACTTGGCATAAGTAGGGACAGAGAACTGAATGCTTGTATTTTTGGGAATCAGGATAATATCGCCTGCGTGTCCGATAACACGACGGCCATTAATTACAATTTCTAGCGTTCCCTCTATAATATAATCAATTTCATCATATTTCAGAGTCCAGTCGAATGTGGTCTCTTTCATTTCCATCATCCCACACCCAAGGCGAGGACTCTCTTGTAAATCAAAAGCATCTTTTAAATAGACGCGATCATTTGGTTTTCCCGTATCGAAGAGGTCCAGTTTTAAGGTGTTTAATTTAACAGACATTACACCACTTGGATCAATATTCTTTTCTACTGAATCCGGTGATTTGTTTAGTTGCTTCAGTTTTTCCAAAACAATTTTACGAACTAACGCTTCAAGGGATGCTGTATCCGATTGCATTTATTTCTCCTCACTTTCCGCCGTTAGCTTTGATTTGGAAGCAATCAAAATGGCCACTAACACGGCAGTGATTCCACCCACCAATTTCCCCACAATCATTGGGAAAATCAGACCTTTTTCCACACCGGCTGTAAAACCCAAATGATCCCCAAAAGTAAACGATGCACTAACTGCGAAGGCGATATTTATTATCTTCCCTCGTGTATCCATCTCTTTTAAAATGCCAAACATCGGAATATTATTGGCAAGCGACGCTACCAGTCCTGCTGCTGCTTTGTCATTCATGCCAAGTAATGAGCCCAATTTGAGCAATGGTTTTTGGAAAACTTTAGTTATCACATATACCATTGGAAATGCACCAGCTAGTACAATAGCAATAGAACCGACAATTTCAATACCATCCCAGATAGGAGCCATACCGGGAATAATGACTAAACCCGTTAACGTTTCAATAATAATAGCTCCTAGTGCTAGCGTAATAACAATAACAACCCCTTTGCCAAAAACGCTAAAGCCTTTTATCATTCCATTTGGGGCTAGCCATAGTCCAATGCCAATAATTAGTGCTACCAGAATGATTGGCACCAGATTGCGTAAAATCATCCCAGGGTCATATCCCGCAACCAATCCACCTACCAAGCACCCAATGGGAATGGTCATAATTCCGGCCAGAACCCCCGTAGCAAGGTATTTACGGTCTTCTTTTTCAATGATGCCAAGTGCAACAGGGATGGTAAATACAATAGTAGGACCAAGCATAGAACCAAGTATGATACCAGCAAAACGTCCTGCTTCTGGATTGCTTGCCATCTGCATCGCTAAAGGATATCCTCCCATGTCGTTTGCTAATAAAGTGGTGGCAAACATGGCAGGATCAGCGCCTAAGGCTGTATATAAGGGCACAACGATCGGTTTTAATAGCGTCGCCAGCACAGGTGCCAACGAGATGACCCCCACCATTGCAAGCGTGAGCGATCCCATCGCCATAATCCCTTCCTCGAACTTATCACCCAAATGAAATTTATTATCTAGACATTTGTCAATTGCCCCTAATGCCATGAAGATTACCATTATGTAAATGATAATTTCATTGATGCTCATACACTGTCCTCCTTATATGAGTCTCTCAGCTCATAACTATCTATAATACCAACGATCGTCGCATCAACGGGCGCTTTTACTTGATCAAAAGCAGCTCTTGCCGAACCACCTTTCGTTACCAGTACCAAATCACCAATGCCAGAGCCTGCAGCATCCGCTGCTACAAAGGTTTTCGACGATTCACCACCAAAGATTTCGGAGGGGGCAACAATCATAAGTTTGAGACTATCTAATTTTGCATCTTTTCTTGTGGCCCAAACGTTACCAATGATTCTTCCAATAATCACTCGTTTTTGCCCTCCTCCTTCATTTTCTTGACAGTAATATGATTTATTCGTATGAAATCTTTAGCCAGTGGAGTTAAGATGGCATTCGGTAAAATGGTAAACGAATGTGCTCCTAATAAAAATAACTTTTTTAACACAGATTCAGATATAACCTTCTGTTTTATATGCAACACTTCTTCTGAGGTCTCTGTTACGTTACTATTCCCATCCAAATGAATGTAATGCTCTTCTGCACGATTTGAATGTGAAGTTTTAACTGAGATAGGTAAAAGATGAATATCTCCTCTTTTGATCAAATTCACTCCATATGTGATTAGCTTCTGTTCGTAGGATTGATACAACTCATATAAATGAGCTGGAGCTGTTTGATGATAATGTCGATACTCGATGCCTTCTTGTAACAGGTACACTTTTTTACCTTGTAACAGCGCCTGAATAATTACGTTATCAGTGGCAACAAGCCCTAATGCAAGTGAAGCTAGCGTGTAACAATGTAATCCTGTTAGCAGGATGAAGGAAAAAGATTGAACGTCAAATTCTGATAGGCCATCAGTCCACTCTTGCCTAGACATCAGATCATCAATCACAACAGAATGGGCGTCAAATTTTCCAGTGAGAATAGACTTTACTGCGAGCCATTCGCTTTCATTTGGAGAAAATACTAGTATTTTGGGCTTTTTCTCCACATGGAGTGCATCCAATCGAGTTAAAACCTCGCTGGTAATTGCTTCTATCAGTTGTTTTATTTCCAAACTCGTCACTTCCTAACGAGTCTAGCAACCGTATCTTTTCGATAGCCACACGCATTGGCTTCATCGTAATCAATATGCATAAACGTACGAAAATGTGGACTTACCCGAATGGTTACTTCTTGAAAAGTAACTGGTCTTGTTCCAAGTACTTCCACGCATACATTTTCCCTATCTGAAAGCCCAAACCATTGAGCATCCTCAACCGACATGTGAATGTGCCGCTTGGCAATGATCGCAGCTTTGACTGGAACGGATGCATGCTGCGTAGCCAACGTAATCTCTGCACTTTCTGCTAAATTTCCTGATTCGCGAATAGGTGGCTTAATTCCTAAAGTAACTGCATCTGTTAAAGAAACCTCCACTTGTGTATTTTGCCTTTCAGGTCCCAGTACAGCCACATTCTTAATCGTTCCTTTAGGACCGATCAAATCTACTCGCTCCACGCAACTAAATTGCCCTGGTTGGGACAATTCTTTTGCTTTTGTGAGAGAATATCCCTCTCCAAATAAAATATCAATGGTCTTTCGAGATAAATGCACATGTCTTCCTGAAGCTTCAACGGGAATGAGTAGTTTCTGCTTAACCGCAGCTACCACTTTTTCCACAATTTGATTAATTTCACTTTTTGTCATTTCTTCACCTTCTTTTGAGTCATGTGCTTGTACATGATTATCAAAAAGCAACTGCTGATACGGTTAATGGCCTCAATTAAATCAGGTCTTTGGTTGATCCCATCTTCATTTACATATGTTTGAATAGATACAATTTCTAATTCTCTTGATCGTGTTCGTAACGCATATAACTCGATAGCTGACTCTCCCATTTGATAATGTAAAACAGGAGGAGATATCCCGAAATAGACTTGAGGATGGTGCGCCATTTCCTGAAGGTCGTAGCTATTCATGCCTAGAATTGAAATCTCTGTCAACGCTTCGTCCATCTGATCTGCCCGAAGCACCTCACGGACAAACCCCAGCATTCCCTCCAAATCCTTTACAAGCTCCTCTTTATTTCTCTTTGCCATTTTCGCCTGTAAACGAAGTATTTCAGCTATAAGAGTTTCCAGTTTACCTTGAAAAACAATACGACGATGGGTTTTTGACACCAAAGTTGTTCCATGCAGAAAAGTCAAATGTTCTGGTTTGTGTTCCAGATAGCCACCATTCAAACATTGATATCTAGGAGTAAAAGTTGACAGCTCCTCTTTTTCTCCCTCTTCCAAAGAAGAGGAAAGGGAAGTAGGCAAGTTGTCATCTACTTCAATGAGCTTGATGGCTTTTTCCGACATAAACTGCTTGGCTGAAGGGGTAATAATTGTACCTTTAGGAACTGTATATTCGCATATACTCTTCTTTTTTAGAGCGTTTCTTAACTCACTCTCGGTCAGCACACTCATAGGTTATTCCTCCACATATCATGTAGAGAGGGCATACTATCCGCTATAGCTTTTAAACGCCGATACATTTATCATCGACCGAAAGCTGTAAGGGATAGTATGTTCCTGAAATTAGGCTTGTTGTTGTTGTTTAGACTTGGGAAGAATGCTATCCACCTCAGTGTGTGGACGTGGAATAACGTGTACAGAAATCAGTTCTCCAATACGTTCTGCTGCTGCTGCTCCAGCATCTGTTGCTGCTTTTACTGCACCAACATCTCCGCGAACCATCACAGTTACTAAGCCGCCACCCACTTGTTCTTTACCAACCAGTTCTACATTAGCTGCTTTCACCATGGCGTCAGCTGCTTCAATTGCACTTACAAGTCCTTTTGTCTCAATCATTCCTAATGCATTTGTACTTGCCATTTCAATTCCTCCGTTTTTTCATGTCATCTTTTTTACAGTTAAAATGCTAGGAGATGCAGTTGCTGTGCTTCAAATCCGCTAGGACTTTCTGGATTATGACATTTACCACATCATCAGTGACCCCAGATCCTCCCTGCGTGTTGCAAGTTGCTTGATGTGGACGTAAATCCTCCAGCTCCCTAACCCCATAAGCAATACGGCGGATATTCAGTAAATTCATAGGTCCTACGTTATCTGAAGTAGAGTTATTGCCCACTGCTCCACAGCCCAAGGTTAGAGCAGGAACTAAATTGGTTGTACCCCCGATTCCTCCCAATGCTGCTGGTGTATTTACCAAAAAGCGGGATACAGGTTGACGTAAACCAAAATAACGAATGACATCCTCGTCTTGCGCGTGAATAATACAGGTATGACCTGCTCCCTCATTTAATAAAATTTCCACACATAGATCACACGCCTTCTCCATGCTGTCAGATGTGTAGAAACCTAGAATAGGAGCCAGTTTTTCCCGAGAGAACGCTACTTTATGGCCAATTTCGGTTTCTTCCCCAATTAGAAGTCTTGCTCCAGTGGGAACCGTTATCATTGCCAAATTGGCTATATGCTTCACGCTTTTCCCAACGATTTGTGGGTTCATAGACCCGTTTTCTCGCATAATGAATCGACCAACTTTTTCCTTTTCATCCGGAGTTAGAAAATAAGCTCCCTGCTTTTTAAATTCTGCTATTACTTTCTCTTTCATGCATCTTTCAACGACGACCGACTGCTCGGAAGCACAAATTGTTCCATTGTCAAAGGTTGAGCTATCTAAAATACGCTTAACAGCATTCGATAAATCAGCAGATTTGTCAATGTAAGCAGGGCCATTACCAGATCCAACACCGATTGCTGGGGTTCCAGAACTGTAGGCTGCTTTTACCATTGCAGAGCCGCCTGTTGCTAAAATCAACCGAACGTCTTTATGCTTCATCAACTCATTGGTTCCTTGAATGGTGGGCATCTCCATACAAGTAACGATATCTTCCGGTCCGCCAACAGATGTAACTGCTTCCCGAATAATTTTTATGGTTTCCAAAATACATTTTTTCGCGTTTGGATGGGGTGAAAAAATGATGGAGTTCCCTGCTTTAATGGAAATAAGAGACTTATACAGCACGGTTGAGGTCGGGTTTGTGGATGGAATTAACCCGGCAATCACTCCTACTGGCACACCTACTTCGATGACTTTTTTCGCTGTGTCTTCCTTTAAAACTCCAATGGTCTTCATATCCTTGATATGCTCATACACTACTTTGCTTCCAAATAGGTTTTTTATCACCTTATCTTCTCTGATACCAAATCCAGTTTCTTCCACCGCTATCTTTGCCAGAGACTCAGCATTTGCAACACCTGCATTTGCAACTGCTTTTACAATTGCGTCGATGTGTTCCTGAGACATCTGGCTCAAGGCATATTGAGCATTCTTCGATTTCTTGATGAGATTTCTCACTTCTTGTACAGAAAGTAAGTCTTTATCAGAAAGCATCATGTTGTTACTCCTTCTTTATGCAATTTGGTAATCTCCTGAACAAGTTGAGTTTTTTTAGCCTGTTTCAGTTGTTTGTTGTTAATGCTAACGATTCCTAGCTTTTTCGCTTCCTCCCTTAACTCACTTACTGTCATATTCTGCAATTGTTCCACCGGGCTATTGCGGTCTATGGTTGACATGTCAGTTCCCTCACCCACTTCGCCAGCAGAGCGTGCCGAGCTAGTCAAATTGAATGTGGATAAAAGTTCCTGTTTTGGAATCGTTATAGCCTCCATCGAGGAAGAACGCGTTTCCTTATCAAAGAGTTGTGTACCTTCGTTTGTCGTTAATTTTTCAGCTACTGGTAATGTCTTAGTCGTTGATGGTGCTTGAGTTATTTGTGACGCTTGATTGATACTTTGTGTTTGGACTGGTGTAACATTTGGCTGCTTAACCATTGCATATAAACTATCATCTGGATTAGGGATCACATGTTTAGAAATCAGTGTGCCAAATTTGTTCACCGCTTCCGCCCCTGCTTCCACAGCAGAGGTAATCGCTGATACATCTCCATGGATTTTTACGGTAACAAGACCGCCCTTTACTTTCTCTAAGCCAATCAAGTTAACATTGGCTGCCTTCATAGCTGCATCTGCCGCTTCTATTGACGCTAACAATCCTTTTACCTCAATGAGCCCTAAGGCACTATTTTTCATAAGATCACCTTATAATTAGTAACTCTGTGGATTTTCAGCAACGTATTGGACAGCTTCAGCAAATGCATCACATGCTGCTTTACAGGCAGATTGACTGCCTGTTAGTAGAGCACCGCCAAAGTTAGTCTCGGAGGGTGGTCCGTAAAAGGTAGCCATCTGAACATCAGCCGCTTTCAAAGCAGCATCAAGGGCATACATTGCTTCCAGAGGCGGCGCAATCAAGTAGGCAATCGCTTCTGCATCCTTCAGATTAGCTACCTCGGTAAGATATGTTCCTGGTCGGGAGACGCAATGAGCGTAATAAGCGATAGAATCATCGTCATTAGCACTAATAAAATGAGCTCCATTGTTAATGAAGTCAACCGCCGCATTTAAACCACTACGAATTTCTGCTGGATTAGGGCCAGCCAGTATTCCAATTACTTCGCCAGCCAGTTTAGAGTTAGCATTGGCTGCCCCTGCGTACATTGATTTGGCGTAAACGACATCAACAGCTGCCTCCTTAGTCGCTTCATCCAAAGCGGTATAGGTTACATCATCGCTATCAGCCGTCAAAATCCCTAAACTTTTTTGGTTTGGTTGCAACCGAAATGCTTTTGCCATATCGGGAGCCACATTTGGGATGATTTTTACACTCAACACATTCGCCCGAAGTGCATCATTCTTCATTCAAATTTCCCTCCTAAGGATAATGGGAAGTTTATAGTTTTAGATCGATTCCACTTGCTTTTTTCTCCAACATGGTCTTAATCAATTCTGCAATATGTGCACCTGCTTCTACAGAAGGTGTTCCGCCTTTATGAATATTAGAGATTACTGTGCGCCGTGCTTCTGGCATGTTAATTGTGGCCTTGTAAGCGATATAAGCACTCATTGACTCTGCTGTGACCAGACCTGGACGCTCACCAATCAGCACACAAGTTACATCGGCCCCTACTATCT
It includes:
- a CDS encoding DUF861 domain-containing protein, producing the protein MQSDTASLEALVRKIVLEKLKQLNKSPDSVEKNIDPSGVMSVKLNTLKLDLFDTGKPNDRVYLKDAFDLQESPRLGCGMMEMKETTFDWTLKYDEIDYIIEGTLEIVINGRRVIGHAGDIILIPKNTSIQFSVPTYAKFLYVTYPANWQELE
- the eutH gene encoding ethanolamine utilization protein EutH, yielding MSINEIIIYIMVIFMALGAIDKCLDNKFHLGDKFEEGIMAMGSLTLAMVGVISLAPVLATLLKPIVVPLYTALGADPAMFATTLLANDMGGYPLAMQMASNPEAGRFAGIILGSMLGPTIVFTIPVALGIIEKEDRKYLATGVLAGIMTIPIGCLVGGLVAGYDPGMILRNLVPIILVALIIGIGLWLAPNGMIKGFSVFGKGVVIVITLALGAIIIETLTGLVIIPGMAPIWDGIEIVGSIAIVLAGAFPMVYVITKVFQKPLLKLGSLLGMNDKAAAGLVASLANNIPMFGILKEMDTRGKIINIAFAVSASFTFGDHLGFTAGVEKGLIFPMIVGKLVGGITAVLVAILIASKSKLTAESEEK
- a CDS encoding ethanolamine utilization protein EutN, with amino-acid sequence MIIGRIIGNVWATRKDAKLDSLKLMIVAPSEIFGGESSKTFVAADAAGSGIGDLVLVTKGGSARAAFDQVKAPVDATIVGIIDSYELRDSYKEDSV
- the pduL gene encoding phosphate propanoyltransferase, translating into MTKSEINQIVEKVVAAVKQKLLIPVEASGRHVHLSRKTIDILFGEGYSLTKAKELSQPGQFSCVERVDLIGPKGTIKNVAVLGPERQNTQVEVSLTDAVTLGIKPPIRESGNLAESAEITLATQHASVPVKAAIIAKRHIHMSVEDAQWFGLSDRENVCVEVLGTRPVTFQEVTIRVSPHFRTFMHIDYDEANACGYRKDTVARLVRK
- a CDS encoding cobalamin adenosyltransferase encodes the protein MSVLTESELRNALKKKSICEYTVPKGTIITPSAKQFMSEKAIKLIEVDDNLPTSLSSSLEEGEKEELSTFTPRYQCLNGGYLEHKPEHLTFLHGTTLVSKTHRRIVFQGKLETLIAEILRLQAKMAKRNKEELVKDLEGMLGFVREVLRADQMDEALTEISILGMNSYDLQEMAHHPQVYFGISPPVLHYQMGESAIELYALRTRSRELEIVSIQTYVNEDGINQRPDLIEAINRISSCFLIIMYKHMTQKKVKK
- the eutM gene encoding ethanolamine utilization microcompartment protein EutM; this translates as MASTNALGMIETKGLVSAIEAADAMVKAANVELVGKEQVGGGLVTVMVRGDVGAVKAATDAGAAAAERIGELISVHVIPRPHTEVDSILPKSKQQQQA
- a CDS encoding acetaldehyde dehydrogenase (acetylating), with translation MMLSDKDLLSVQEVRNLIKKSKNAQYALSQMSQEHIDAIVKAVANAGVANAESLAKIAVEETGFGIREDKVIKNLFGSKVVYEHIKDMKTIGVLKEDTAKKVIEVGVPVGVIAGLIPSTNPTSTVLYKSLISIKAGNSIIFSPHPNAKKCILETIKIIREAVTSVGGPEDIVTCMEMPTIQGTNELMKHKDVRLILATGGSAMVKAAYSSGTPAIGVGSGNGPAYIDKSADLSNAVKRILDSSTFDNGTICASEQSVVVERCMKEKVIAEFKKQGAYFLTPDEKEKVGRFIMRENGSMNPQIVGKSVKHIANLAMITVPTGARLLIGEETEIGHKVAFSREKLAPILGFYTSDSMEKACDLCVEILLNEGAGHTCIIHAQDEDVIRYFGLRQPVSRFLVNTPAALGGIGGTTNLVPALTLGCGAVGNNSTSDNVGPMNLLNIRRIAYGVRELEDLRPHQATCNTQGGSGVTDDVVNVIIQKVLADLKHSNCIS
- a CDS encoding BMC domain-containing protein, with product MKNSALGLIEVKGLLASIEAADAAMKAANVNLIGLEKVKGGLVTVKIHGDVSAITSAVEAGAEAVNKFGTLISKHVIPNPDDSLYAMVKQPNVTPVQTQSINQASQITQAPSTTKTLPVAEKLTTNEGTQLFDKETRSSSMEAITIPKQELLSTFNLTSSARSAGEVGEGTDMSTIDRNSPVEQLQNMTVSELREEAKKLGIVSINNKQLKQAKKTQLVQEITKLHKEGVTT
- the eutL gene encoding ethanolamine utilization microcompartment protein EutL, with translation MKNDALRANVLSVKIIPNVAPDMAKAFRLQPNQKSLGILTADSDDVTYTALDEATKEAAVDVVYAKSMYAGAANANSKLAGEVIGILAGPNPAEIRSGLNAAVDFINNGAHFISANDDDSIAYYAHCVSRPGTYLTEVANLKDAEAIAYLIAPPLEAMYALDAALKAADVQMATFYGPPSETNFGGALLTGSQSACKAACDAFAEAVQYVAENPQSY